In Lytechinus variegatus isolate NC3 chromosome 13, Lvar_3.0, whole genome shotgun sequence, the DNA window TTTCAAAGATTTTCACGGAAAGCTGTTATAGACTACTGAAATAAAAAGAGCTCATTGGCTGAGAGAATGATTGTCATTAATCTCAGTATGTACATTGAAAATAGCAGCCAATAATGAATGCGCACTCTAGCCACAGCGAGCTAAATTGACACTTGTTAGGTTACTGTATTAAGGAGTTTCTGTTTCTGTAAATTAATTAAAGCACGAGAGTGGACTCCTGGgaggcgtttcatgaaaggacttgtcggacgtattatccgacaagtcccattttatacgacagttaccataggaacagtgcctctcagccaatcaagatcatggaaagatgtcagatctgacaacttgtcggatcaaaatattgatgaaacgctctcccGAATGCTGCGAACTGAGTAACAAGCGCAGGTTTACCGCACCGTGTTTACGCATTCATTATTGGGTATGCTTTCTCAATGTTGGCACTGAATTTAGTGCAATCAATGCAAAAATTTCTGCATAGACCATGGTCAAATCCCCTGATTGAAAATCGCCTTGGTGAGTCCAGGGCATTTTTGAATACACAGTCAACTATGAATACATCCTGGATCCACTAACAAATGCTTTTGATTTCAATAACAAGCACCCACCATTTCTTCTCTCGCTCCTTACGTACGTGATGAAAAGTAAAGTATTAAATTAGCACTTTTAAGAGCTTCTATAGCGACTGCACATAGGTGCTGTGCAGTGCCGCTTTTCTGTGCATATGGGCAAttctaatttttaaaaatcaggtaacgaccacaaactttacacctgcaatacatagacagatattcattaaaaaaacatttgagtCAAAGTGGTAAAATCATATTGAATTTtggacatttcatgtaacaatcTCAAACTGCTGCCTTTCTCATCAATATCCCTGAATCATGTCTGAAGTGAATGGATGCCGAGAAATGGGGCACCATAATTTTGTCAATCTGGAAATGACTTGCCGCAATATTTTGCCAAAAATagttgaattatatttttctcaatattttatGAGATTTCGGGCAAATTTACTCTCAGGAAcaatatcaactgaaaattCAGCACATTATTTGCTGTTTTGAGCACCTCAAGGGCTGCAAAACAGCACATGAAGTATGTCACTATACAAGCTCTTATAAGTGTTGATATAGTACTTTATTCTTAAGAGCGTAACTTTCCCATTATGCAAAATCATTAAGGAGATGAATTGTTATGGTtctatttcaagattttttgttgttgatatgtcatttgtttttcaatatttgtcttaaatatatgtttcattttgcttttcattccTTGTACACGTATAAAATGGTTGTCGTGTAGGAAAATCCCCAGTACTAGTTTTATTATTTGTCATATTATCCTTTTTAAAAGGAGGATTGGGCCCATTTGCACAAAAAATCTAGTAAGTTAATTTTGCCTATATGGTTTCATGGGAAATTAGATCGgtcacaaaaaaagaaaaaaaaaatcaaggtgtCCATGGTAAATACCATAATGGTAAGGTtactataatcattatttttagagAAGGGTCCCGAAGCCCATTACCATTTAATGTTAACTACCTTGGTTTACTCCGAGTTCATCAGCCAGTAACGAAATCAATCTTACCATGATAGTTACCATTgatctcaaaataattttcaacattaatttttgtATGCAATGGGCCTCAATATCGCTGAATAGTTTATGCTTTTGTTTTGTGGTAGTATATGTACATCACACGTAATAACATTAATAGATATTAATCTAAGATATAGTTTGccattttcttccttttgtgATGAAATTTATTGTTGGTGACAATGAAACGCGTTTGTTGGAAATAATTCCTCAGACAATTTTGTGGATTCACAATACGGTACGCCACCTGTTGGTTTGGACAGACCAAAATTGACAATGCATCATGGGAAGTTGACATCTGCTGAGCGCGCTAATAGTGCTTAATGCATGCGATATGCTACGCTGACTGACATGGCTAGACCGGTTTGCATGAAATTATGCCGTTTACTGGGGTCTAGGGGGTGGGAGAGAAATTTGCTGCGGAATTCTTTGGGGAATTTAGACCATTTTCGGCGAATTCTTTCTCTGCTTATCATGAATTTTTATGGTTTTCACTTTTTTAGCATCGGTACACCAGCACTATGTGCTGGCTGCGCCTAGCCTGCGCATGATGTTGACCCATAAGTTAGAAATTGGCCTGTCCGCTGCCAACCCATAGATGGGGCACCATAATTGTGAATCCACTGAATTGGTGGAAGAGAGGAATTtagggggaaggggaggggggatgTGAAGAAGATTGATCGGAGGAGAGAACTTCGGGGATTGAAATAATGGAGGAAAATGGAGTGAAAAGGGAAGGCAACAAAGGAGAAGAGGTATGTGGTGTGGGAGAGATGGTGAAGAACTGTGtacccatcttacaaagagttacgattgatccaatcaatctcaactctatggaaatccatcaatggcatacttttttctgcaggaaatttaCGCATTAtccattgtaaacaaagagaatctcACTAAATgatcaagaaaatatgaatactcATATAAAGAGTATATTTTGATCAAACATGCATTCAGATGTTGATGGCCTTCCATAGTTGTAGTTTATCgcatcaatcgcaactcttgaTAAGATGGGGTCCAAAGAATTCAAAGGGAGATTGAAAACAATGAAGAGGGAGTGATAATTAGAGAATGAAGGAGAAATAATAAGTGGAGAAAGCAAAGGAAATAATTAGGAAATTCTTATACACACACGGATGGTGAAATCATAGAGAGAAGGaataaaattatgggaagtGCTTTTTTCGCATTGTTTTGGGATTTCCCTCATTTAAGAGATTTCCCAAAATCAAGCTATGATTTTATCTTATTTCCATTGTTCAATTTATTTGTAAAGTTGAAAAAGTATCATCCCCCATCTTTATCATCACTTCTCACCTAACAGTCAGATTCTACAGGTACAGCCACGATTGCATGTAGCTGCTCATTTACAGTACTAGGATTTGACTAATTGCTTTGAAGGCTTGCTTTGACGGTTTGCatattatatcatatcattgtttttaaaggacaagtccacctgcCCAAACAAAACGTTGATATGAATAGAAagtgaaaaatccaacaaacataacactgaaaatttcatcaaaatcagatgtgaaataagttatgacactttaaaattttgcttaatttcacaaaacaattatatgcacatcctcgATGGGTATGCTAATGtgaagactgatgacgtcatccactcactatttcttttgtattttattatatgaaacaggggatattcaattttctcctcattgtcaattgaaacaacgattaactcctccctgaacatgtggaatgaacATTGGCTAatctatatgattcagtcaaagttggtcctcattgccaaatctgtaaaaaatgaaatattgtataattcaaacaataaaacacaaaagaaatggtgagtgagggacatcatcaactttctcatttgagGTGTGCACAtcacagttttgtgaaaaataattataagcaaaacttttaagtgtcataactttcttattttacatccgattttgatgaaattttcagtcttttgatttttctctatttattcttgACCTTTAATCGTCGAATACATCATCAAACATGAGGACGGGTGTGTCACGATCCACACTAAGCCCTTCTTGGTTAATGTTTCCAGTCATCCTATAACCCGATCCTCTTGAGTTATTTCTTCTTCTCGGGGATGAACCAGTGCCCTCCTCATCTGACAATGGGTCTGTTAGTGAAGAAatcattgtgattttgtgaCTTTCCGGTTGACTAGGAGTTGGGGTCCTTTTCCTGGAGCCCTGTCGAGCAGGACTTTTCGATTttgatcttcttcttcttgacgACCTGCCGTCACGGCGGGGAAGGAGGTCCCTTGGAGAGAAACCTGGTTGCTGCTCATGCAGATTGTCAAGGAGACGTCTAACCCAACTCTGACAGGCGTGTCTGGCGCATTGGTTACTGGAAAGTCGTAGAGGGCGGGCGCCGAGTTCCTTGATGAAACATCTGTAGCAGTGCTTGTCTCGCCAGTATGATGCCGGCCAGAGATGATCTGTGGATTGAGGATGATTGGTTTCATGGATCTGATTGAGTATCATCTCGAAGAAATTATCAGGAAAGCTTAAAGCTAGAATCGTCTTCTTTCAATTCCTAGTATTACTGTTATCCGgtttcattataatcatcatcatcttggtcatcatctcattatcgtcaccatcattagcatcatccactttatcattactatcaacatcatcaacaccatcatcatcaacatcattatcatcatcatccccaccaccaACGCCATCACAATCATGACCCTCTTCGGCCACCATCAccttcaccatcatcttcaccaccaccaccaccaatactGCCACCTTTCCAGTGACTCACGTGTAGCAAACTTGATAGCTTTGATGTCTGCCCTGTGAGCTGCTGGTCCAATCATCGGGGAATCAAAACTTGGTACGGGATGGTTCACCTTATGAAGAAGCCAATCTCCGTATGTATCCCAGAAGAGAGCTCCATTCCTCGGTTGCAGCTCACTCAGTACTCCACACAGCAGCGGATACATTTCTGTAAACAGATGGGGGAAGAAATAGTAGGCCTTTAATGTACTCAACATTTaaaggaggcgcgatagctcagtcggtagaacgggggattcgtattccggtgacccgggttcgattccctcTTGGTGCGCtatagtgccctttggtaaggcattaatcctcattaccaggtacttcggagaggaccttaagccgtcggtcctctggttgctgcttacaagcattcatgctttctaagcaatcaggtaaaaaaaatccccaccaATCATTGACCGAGgaaaacaaatataatgaaagaaGGAGAACATGATGGTTTCGTAGTTTGTCGAATCTGATGGATCACAGAATCCATGAAGAGTATCCTTCGAATTTGGCAGTCGAGACTGGATCCCCTGGCTTGAGTTTATCTTCAATGGCTTTTGTGACCGATGTCCCCCACGATTGAGACCAACGTACCCCTCTCAAGCTCTCATTTTGccacctcaccccccccccctctttttcttccttatcAGACATGCATGAAAATCAGTTGGGAGATATTCAGTTAGAACGTCTAGGGTTTTTACGGGACGTCCAGAATAGTTCAAGAAATGCCTCTTAGATTAAATACTGGTGCGATTGTAAATgtgaacaaaaatcaaaatcatacaaattGTCACGGGCTTTCTGGTAAAGCCGATCTATTAGACTCAGACAATAGCGGGACAGTACATCCccattattcaaattcaattttttgtttagtaTTTTCCAAAACGAAAATCCTTACATAGTTTACACTCGTTACCATAAATATCTGAGCGAATAGAGAAATATTACTTTTAAAACCCTCACTCCAAACGTTTCCTTATATCAGAAAATATCTCGAAACATCTCTTTCCCGTTATCATTAAAAAACTTTTTCTCACCTATCAAGTGAAAGAATACATCAATCTGATGGGGCGGATCAAAGTGAAGGTGTCTTGATAAGGCCACTGTGGCTTTGATCTGGGCCAACAATGCATCTGTCtgtcaaaaaaaagaaaagtcttTCAAACACTTTCACTTTAAGGAAGAATCTCTTCACTGACCTGcatggggcccatttcataaaggacttgcaactgttgtaacttcgccattatggcaactaccattgaATCCTTGATCCATGTTACCAcgatggtagttgccataatggcaaagttacaacagttgcaagtcctttttACGAAACGGGACCCTGAACTGTATGGAAGCGGATTCTTAGACAACAACACACAAGAAACGCTCTGCGCATCAATGGCTGTTCACCTAAACGGGATTTTACAAAGATCAGACTAAACATTAATTTCTGTAaaaatttatttacaaaagtttCAGTTGATACCAAGCCTAGACCCAATCTTCATTCTCAATAAAATGTGTGTCGGCAAAAATGGCATCAATATCATTGAGGCAAGTAGGCGTTTGTCATTTTTTGATAAATGATACTGTTTCAGAAAGTtgtaatatgtatttttaaaaaatgcacaattCCTGAAACAAGTTAACTATCAGTCAATAAAATTGATGATTTCAATtgctttaaactgttaaatttcggtgtgtgtgtgtgtgtgtgtgtgtgaaaagcaGCTTTTGAACTATAAATAATTTAAACTATTTCTGCAGCTCTTTTCTTCTGTGATCACTCACATCCCTGAACattacaatttgtttttataacaagCCTTGtcgttttctttcatttattatttttttatccaaaAGAATTTTTACCCATAGAAGTTCTGAAATAAAGAGGGTGATTAAGGTTGTTTGGATCATAGGGCCGaggaaaaatcaatgaaaatcgaATTTAATATAACTTACGTGCATTGGAATCTGCACTCCTGTGAGGAGTCGTCTTTTCCTTGTGAGAAGAAAATCCCGAAAACCCATTTTAGAGCCCTTCTTTCTATTTAAATATCGCCAAAGCAGCCCCTTTCTATATCAAGGCAATTCACTGGAGCAAGAAAAAGCAGATATGACTGACCAGCTGCATCGCATGGTCCGACGCGCAAGTAGACATCAACGCAAGCCCTCACGCGCAATGCGCTTTATTGATTACTGTAAGCGGCGCAAAATCATCTAGTACATTTCAAATGGTCTGTTTGGTAATTTTGGCGTATTTTCGGGGTTTGGGTGTGTTG includes these proteins:
- the LOC121426662 gene encoding uncharacterized protein LOC121426662, encoding MGFRDFLLTRKRRLLTGVQIPMHTDALLAQIKATVALSRHLHFDPPHQIDVFFHLIEMYPLLCGVLSELQPRNGALFWDTYGDWLLHKVNHPVPSFDSPMIGPAAHRADIKAIKFATHHLWPASYWRDKHCYRCFIKELGARPLRLSSNQCARHACQSWVRRLLDNLHEQQPGFSPRDLLPRRDGRSSRRRRSKSKSPARQGSRKRTPTPSQPESHKITMISSLTDPLSDEEGTGSSPRRRNNSRGSGYRMTGNINQEGLSVDRDTPVLMFDDVFDD